The nucleotide sequence CGGCTGCAGGATGGACAGCGCCGTGCCCGCCACCGCGAAGACGGCGACTGTCGCCAGCACCTTCGTCTTTTGAAGCCCTGCAATGCAAAGGAGCATGAAGGGCACGGATATGACAATGAACATCGTGCCGCCGTCCGGCTCCAACTCGATCAACAATCCCATGAAGAGGACGAGCAGATACTGTGGATTCGGGAAGAGAATGTCGATGGGCTTGTCATTTCGCACACGGTACGCCGCATAAGCAGAAATGAGCATCAGGGAAACGAGCTTCGCAATTTCCGCCGGCTGGATCTGGAAGCCTGCCGTGCCGAGCCAACGCTTCGAGCCGTTGACCTCCGCTCCCACGAGAAGGACTGCGATGAGCGAGAGGATCGTGATTATGACGACGGGCACGATCCACGCACGCCAGCGATGATAATTCACGCGGCAGCCAAGAAAGAAGCAGAAGAAGCCCGCCGCGAGGTTGAAAAGCTGACGCTGCAAGAAGAAGTACGGCGTGCCGAACGTCGTTTCCGCCAAGATGAAGCTTGAGCTGAACACGTTGATGCTGCCGAAGACGAGGAGCACGATGAAGATGGCGAGCACCGCCTCCATATCGCTGACCCAGAAGCTCTTCTTGCCCTTGTCTTCTGCGGCTTCCTGTCTTTCCATAGTCCCCTCCTTCACGCGAACGTGACCTCGCAGCGGTTGATCTTCTCACCCTTGCCGCTGAATTTCTTTTCATACTCCGTCATCACGTTGTCGGGACGTGCCTCGCTGTGCAGATCATAGGAAACGTCGTGCAGCGAAAGCCCCATCTCGCGGAACTCCTCCAACGAAAAATCGAAGAGCGCGCGGTTGTCCGTCTTAAAGACAAGCTTGCCGCCGGGCACGAGGAGTTCCTTGTAGCGAGTAAGAAAACTGCGGTGCGTGAGGCGGCGCTTCGCATGACGCGCCTTGGGCCACGGATCGCAGAAGTTCACGAAGAAACGATCGACTTCCCCCGGCGCAAAAATTTTCTCAAGCTGGGCGATGTCGAAAACGAGCAGGCGCACATTCTTCAGCTCCTTCTCGCGCACCTTCTTCGCCGCCGCGATGAGCACATCCTGCTGCTTCTCGATACCGATGAAATTGACCTCAGGGGCGCGCTCCGCCATCTGACGAATGAAATCGCCCTTGCCCGTGCCAAGTTCGACGAAGAGCGGCGCCTCGCGTCCGAAGATCTCCTGCCAACGTCCTCTTTCCGCCTCGCCCGCCGGGCGATCCTTCGGATAGACAAAATCATCGTATGCGTGAATGGCCTCATCCACCCACGGCTTCCTGCGCAGTCGCACAGAACTTCCTCCTTACACTTTTTCCAACTGAAACTTCTTCAAATAGCGATACAGCGTGACGCGGCTGACATCGAGAAGATTCGCCAAGCGGCTGACGTTGCCGCCCGCCGCCTTCCATGCACGCAGGAATATTTCCCGATCCGTCTTCCAGTCATCATCGGGCTTGACGTCGCCCATGAGATTGATGTTCTCGGGCGAAATTGCCATGCCCTCCGTATGGAAGAACGCCTGCTCCAAGATGCTCTGCATCTGCTTGATGTTGCCCGGCCAATCGTACGCTTCAAGAAGCGTCAGTGTCTCCGGCAGAAGCCGCTTCCTCTCCATGCGATGCTGCTCGGCTAGCTCGCATATAATCTGCTCGGCGAGCAGGGGAATATCCTCGCGTCGGTTGCGCAGCGCCGGCATGCGTATGACGCTGCGTGAAACGATGTCGTAGAGACTCCGGTCGAAGAGACCTCGCTCCGTCAAGCGCTTGAGATCGCCGTCACAGTCGGCGATGATCCGCACGTCGATGGGGCGCACGACCGTCTCGCCGAGACGATGCGCCTTGCCCTCGCGCAGAGCCGCCGCGAGAGCGGCCGCCGTCTTCTTCGGCAGCTTCTCGATCTCATCGAGAAAGAGCGTGCCGCCAAAGGCAAGCTCCAATTTGCCGGGACGACTGACATCGGGGGAAAGCGCCGCGCCGAAAAGCTCCTCGTCCAGAAGTTCCGGCTGCACATCGCCGCAGCGGAAGGAAATCAAAGGCCCAGCCGCGCGCACCGACGCCTGATGTATGCCGTGTGCCAAGCGCTGCTTGCCCGTGCCGCCCTCGCCCTGCAGCAGCACATGATTCTTTCCCCTCGCCACGCGCAGCGCCTTTTCACGTAGCGCCTGGAACGCCGGTCCCTTGCCCGCCATCGTGGCGAGGCTGTACTTCGCCGTATAGCCCGCCGTGTGCGCGACGAGCATTCTAAGATCCTCAATGGGCATGGAAACGGTCACGACGCCATTGACCTCGCGCGTCACAGGGCTTTCGATCGGCACGACGGTCGTGACATCCTCATACGTCTTCGCCTCCGTGATCCATGTGACCTCCTTGTTGTAGCAGGGCGTGCCGCTGAATCCCTGATAGATCGGCGTGTGACGATAATTCAAAACGATGTCGTTGAGATTCGACAGACGACTCGTCGCCTTATCGCGCGCTCCGATGCGCGTGAGACGCTCCAATCCCAAGCGGTTCGCATAAGCGACCTCGCCGCTCGGCAAGATATGATAGACGGCGAACGGCGCGGCATCCAAGATCGCCTCCTGCGCCTGCAGTCTGAGGTCGCGCGCCAAGGCGGCCTCAAGCGAACGCGCGATGAGCAGAAGCTGAGCGATGACGGCATCCTGCGGCACGAGCTTCGGATCGTCCACGACGATGTTCACGAGATAGCGAAGTTCGCCGCCGACGAGGACGGGCGCTGTACAGGCATCGCTTTCGTGAGACGCCTCGCGCCAGATCTCCGGCCCGAAGACCCAAAACGGCACACGCTTCTCCTTCGCTATGCTGATGCTCGAAGCGCCGATCTCTTCGATGCCAAGGCGCGAGCCTTCAACCTTGCCGGGAGGCAAACGCATGAAGGGCAGCGTGCAGCTCTTCAAGACGAGCGCCTCGGCGTCAAGCAGCAAGAGACTCAAGCCGTAACGCGCAAAGAACTCCTGCACGCCCTCCGTCAGCTGCAGAAGGCAATCGATGGCAGGGGCATGCCTCTTCTGCAGTACACAAAAATCCTCCGCAGAAAGCACGCGCTTCGGCTCCGTCCCCATCGACGGCACACCGATCCGCCTGCTCTCACGCCATGCCTCAGCCACCCACGGATGCACGTTGACGTCGATCTCCCCTTCGTCGCAAAACCTCTGGTAATACGCCTCAAGCTTCTCCCTGCTGCGCTGCTCCCGTATCATATCTCTCCCCCGTCCCAGCCAAATGTATTCTATGAATGAACAATCTCGTTTCCCTCCGTATCATACTATCTCATTCTACTACGAAATGTTAAGAGCGACAAGCACATTGCCAAGTTCTCATATCCCATGTATAATAGAAAAGATATGAAAAAAGAACTTATTGCATAGAAAGCAGGGATTCGATATGGCGAAACAATTGAAGAAGATCCGCCGGAATCTGAAGCCGCAGGCGGGCGGCACGAACACGGAGAAGCGCCCTGAAAAAAAGGGCAAGGACACCTTCCTCCTGATCATGATCGCGCTCACGTTCTTCATCGCGTTCATCGGCTGGTCGGAAATGACATGGCTGAACCGCTCGATGTACGGCTCCCTCGCCGCCTCCCTCCTCCTCATTTACGGCTACAAGCAGGGAAATTTCGGCGAGAAGGAGAAACTCTGGATGACGCGCTCCAGCATGTTCTTCATCGCCCTCTCCTTCGCCCTCTTCGCGGCCATCTGCTACTACCAATACTTTGCCTGATACAGAAACCCACCATGCCCGCTCGGCTTGGTGGGTTATTTTCTTCTCTTTGCTTTCCGCCTTCTCAATCCTTGAGGATATGCCACTCGCCGCTGCGGTTCGTTCCCGTGCGCTCGATGACGCCCGCCTTGTGCAGTGCCGTCGTCATGCGCTTGACCGTGGCGATCGATACGCCGAGCGCTTCCTTCAAGGCTTTTTGCGTGACCTTGGGATTCTCTCGAATCACATGGAGAAGCCTTTCCTCCATAGATTCTTCTGAAGAAACCTCCACAGGCTTTTCCAAAACTTCTTTCACGATTTCTTTCGCAGATTCCTCCGCCATTGCTTCTGCAGACTCTTCCACAGCGAAAGAAAGCTCCTGCTGCCCCGCGCTCACCTTCTCTTCCCGCGGCTCTGTCGGCTCTTCCTCAAGAGCAACATCATCTGCCTTGAGATCCGCAAGGGATTCAAGCTCAAGTTTCAGCTCGGGCGCAGGCTCAAGATCCGGCTCATGATCGGCTTCCACTTCTTGAACAAGTCTCGCATCTTGTCCATCTTCCAGCGAAATCCCGGATGCCAAAACATCGCCCGCACCGCTTTCCTCCTGCAGCAGCGCCTGCTCTTCCTCTATTTCCTCCGGCAAAGGCTCTTCTTCCCGTATAGGTTCAGCTTCTTCTATAGGCTCAACTTCCTGCACAGATTCAGCTTCCTCTGCAAGCTCCGTTTCCTCGACAGGATCCTGCTCTTGAACAGGCTCCACGATCTCAACAGGTTCAACATCCTGCACGAGTTCGGCTTCTCCGACAAGTTCCTGCTCTTGGACAGGCTCAGCTTCCTCAGCGGCCTCAACAGTCTGCACAAGTTCAGTTTCCTCAACAACGCTTTCCTGCTGCTGTGCTTCTTCCTCGGCACGGCAATAGAGATTGATGCGCACGGAATCGCCGAGCGTGATGACGGCAGGCTCGGGCAGGCGCGCCCGCTTCGCCGCACGATAGAGTTCGGGCAGGATGCTCTGGAAGCCCGTCATCATGCCCATGTAGAGGAACGCCGCCGCAATCGCGCGGTTGCGTATCTTGGAGAAACCCGTCTTGAGCTTCCAGATCGTCATGTCCTCTTCCAGCAATCCCGGTACAGTGATTTCCAAGCGATCCTCGTAAAGCACGAGGGAGATGCGCCCCGGCGCCGCATAATTCCTCTGGCAGACAGCGCGAGCAAGCAGGCGGCGCATGAGATCTTCCGGAAGCTCCTCCAGTCCACGCGCCTTGAGACCCCGCGCCAAAAGGCGCTCCTGCACATAGTTCGCTGCACCGTCCACCTGCTCCGTCAAGGAACCGGCAAACTCTTCGCCGCCGACGAAATCAAGGCGCGTCGCACCAAGATACTCGGCGCACTGGATGAAACCTTCGGGAAAAAGTTCCTCCGCCGTTCCTGCGAGCAGATGCCAGCCGCCCGTCGCGCGGCACTCGCCCGCCTCCTCACGCAGAAGCTTCCATGCCAGGAGATCCTCCTTCTGCAGGCGCACGACATCATCATCAGCGCGGCGTTTCTCCGCCTCGCCGTACATCATGCGGCAGAATTCCTCGATCTCCACATCACTGACCGTGCTCTCGGCCGCGAGCTGATCGGCGCTGCTGTTCGTGCCCGAAAGAAGAAGCTCCTGCACCTGATACGGCTCAGCGAGGCGCGTCGCGCCGCCGACGCGCACATAGGTGCCGTCCATCATGCCCAATTCCTTGACGAAATACGGCTTTTCCATACCGGGGAAAATCTCCACGACGACGACCTGCCGCCCATCTTGCAGTTCCACACCGACGCGCGGGAAAATGCGCGGCTCGCAGCTGTCGAAAATCTTCTGCGTAATCTCATCTATGCACGGAATGAGCTCCGCCTCTGCTGAAAATCCCCTGCCGCTTTCACCGTAGAAAATGATGCGTCCGCCCCGTCCATTCGCAAAAGCCACGGCCGTATTCAAAAAAGATCCGCTCTCCGCCACGATCTGCTCCACAAAATCGCCGCGAACCCCCGTCATTTCTTCCTGCACATTCAGCACCTCTCTGCCATCCGTTTTCTACGCTATAGTATACCAGTTTTTCCAAGGAAAGTCCAAGATTCACCTCGTTAAAGAAACACGGATACGTGCATCTGTGAGAATTTATTTTATCTGCGCTTCCTTAAAGCAAGCTGTGCGTCTTGCCGATTTCTTTCACTCGATCCAGCGAAAACTTCGACAGTCGCGCAATCGTTTCAAGCGGCAGCCTGTCACGCAGCATTTCCAAAACGACGGCCACCTTTCCCGCCTCCATGCCCTCTTCCAAAACAGCTTCCTCGAAGTCCTTTTGGTTCCATTCAAAGTTTACCATATCGACGACCTCCCCTTCATGTCGCTGCAAGAACTCCTTCATGATGTCATGTTCTTCACAATACCGCATGGCTTCGCGAATGGCTGTTGCTCTTTCCATGCCGTTTGCCATGTTCCTCTTGATGCGATCCATAAAGAAACTGTAGTCATGAAGCGAACGACTCTTTTTCAAAAGCGGTTTCATTTTATCGTAAGCAATGTTATGAAAATTTACTTTTAGTTCTAAATGAATATCTCCGTCCGTTTTCAGAAACGCATCTGACAGCTTCATCGAATGCGTTTCAGGCATGTCCCGACTCCCTGTATAGAAAACATGAAATTCTGGTGCAGGAAGTCGAATCGGCTTATTTTGGTACAGATTCTTTGTCGGAACATATTGCCGTAATTGTTCACAAACGTAATACAAACAACGCAGCGGCATATTTCGATTCGCTGTGCTTTGATGTTCCACGAAAAACAAATGACTCCCTGCTATCAGAAAGGAAATATCGTTCTTCAACTGTGAAAGAAATGTCCCTTCCAAAGTCACAATCTGCACGGATTCCTCCGCTGCGTAGATTTTTTCACGCAAGGCTCCCGCGACTTCTTTGAGACGTGCTGCATCATTGAAGTACATGCGAAAGACGGTATCTTGGTATTGCCTGCCTTTCTTCTCTTTTTCCATAACCGATGCTCCACTCTTGTCAACTTGTTCACTTCTTTTTATTATAGCATAAATCCGTACAGTCAGACAGCATACCGCATTCCACGCATGCGAAAAGTTCCCTATTCCACTTTCTCACTATAAGGAAAACCACGCGAAAAAAAGATGCCGCACAAGTATATGTGCGACAACTCCCACCATATCTCCCTGCCAATTCAATTTTCTATGCCCTTGCGCGCCGTCACGCCCTTTGCATAATAGTGGCACACTTCCCGCATCTCCGTGACGAGGTCGGCTCGTGCGATCAGCCAATCGGGCGCATTCCTGCCCGTCAGGATGATCTCTCGCTCAGGCGGCAGATCATTGAGCAGGGATTCGACCGCCTCGCGCGAGATGAGTTCAAAGAAGAGGGCCACGTTCAGTTCGTCGAGGATGACGACGTCCCAAGCGCCCGAGCGTGCGGCTTTAGCAGCCTTGGCAAAACCGTCCTGCATCAGCTGCAGGTAGTCGGCGGGCGGCTCACCTTGCGGAAACACGACGACGTCTTCGCCCCATGCCGCACGCTCCTCTTCCGTCAGCATGCCTTCCTTCGCGATGAAGAACGGTTTGCCCGTCGTATAGAGCGCAAGCTGCGGTGCAAATCCCTGCAGGACTTTCTGCTCGCTGTAGGCGAGGCTCTTCATGAACTGCATGATGTAGACGCGAAGTCCTGCACCTAGGGCACGCACGGCGAGGCCGATCGCCGCCGTCGTCTTGCCCTTGCCCGCGCCCGTATAGACCTCGATCATCGGTTGTCCACCTTGTCCATCGCGTAGAGATCATGCTCGGCAAAGCGCTTTTCGGCAAGCGCTTCATACTTCGTGCCCGGCCTGCCGTAATTCGTGTACGGATCGATGGAGATGCCGCCGCGCGGCAGGAACTTGCCCCAAACCTCGATGTAGCGCGGCTCCATGAGGCGTACGAGATCCTTGAGGATGATGTTCACGACATCCTCGTGGAAGTCGCCGTGATTGCGGAAGCTGAAGAGATAGAGCTTCAGCGATTTGCTCTCGACCATGCGCCGCTCGGGCACGTAGGAGATCGTGATCGTCGCGAAATCCGGCTGCCCCGTAATCGGACAGAGGCTCGTGAACTCGGGGCAGTTGAACTTGACCCAGTAATCCTTGTCGGGATGCTTGTTCTCAAAGGTTTCCAAAAGCTCAGGCGCATAGTCCGCCGCATACTGCGTGTTCTTTTCGCCGAGATGCGTGACGCCCTTCATCTCATCGCTCGTGCGTGACATAGCTGCTCCTCTCCGTGCGCTTCTTGACGCATCAAAAATTTTTCCTCGAATCCTTCCTTTGTTTCCGGCCTGCCAAAGAGATAGCCCTGAATGGAATCGACCTTGCACGTCTTCGCCAGAAGATCATATTCCTCCTGCGTTTCCACACCCTCGATGCAGACCTTCATGCCCATGCTGTGGCAAAGCTCCACCGTGTAGTCCACGATGCGGCGATCGAAGTCCGACCACAAGATCTGCTTGACGAAGACTCGGTCGATCTTCACGATGTCGCACGAGAGGTTCTTGAACATCGCCAAAGAGGAGCAGCCCGTGCCGAAATCGTCCATGGCGATCTTCAGGCCATACTCGCGCAGAGAGGCAAACTGACGATTGATGAAATCCCAGTCCGAGATGACCGTGTGCTCCGTAAGTTCCAAAACGATGCTCGCCGGATCTACGCCATAGCGCTCAATACATTCCCTGACAGCCTCCTTGAAGGACGGGTCGCGCAGCTGCACATAGGAAAGGTTGATGCTCATGCAGAAATCAGGAACAATCTTCTGCCACTCACGACAGATGCGCACCGCCGTATCGGCAATCCACTTGCCGACGGGAATCATCAGCTGCGACTCTTCCAGAAGGGGGATGAACTCCATAGGCGCGACCATGCGCCCCTTGGAATTCTGCCAGCGCAGCAGAGCTTCCGCACCGATGATGCGTCGGCTGTCCGCCCCCACCTGCGGCTGAAAGCACAGACTGAAACCGCGGCAACCGTCCTCCACCGAGCGGCGTATGTCCTCGCGTGCCGTCAAAGAGCGCAGCCAGCGGTTGTAAAGCTCCTTCGAGAAGATGCAGTTCTTGTTCTTGCCCCCCTGCTTCGCCAAGGTCAGCGCCGCCTCCGCATACTTGTGCAGCACGAGGTAGTCCTTGCCGAACTGCGGGAAGAACACCGTGCCGCCCGACACCGTGCAGAAATACTTGTGTTCGTTAATCTGCTGCGGCTTCAAGAGAGCCGTCTGTATACTCCGATAGAGAGTTTCAACATCCGCCTCGTCCGCCCCCGGATAGACGATGCCGAACTCGTCGCCGTCGAGCTTGTAGAGTCGAAAATCCGTCGAGAGGATCTTCTTGATACGCTTTGCGACCTCACGCAGAACCTGATCGCCAAAGGCGCGGTTGTAGGCTTCGTTGACGATCTTGAAATTGTCGATGCCAAGAATCATCAGCGCGCCGCCCCTGCCCGTCTCGCGCGCCTCGTCAAGCGCCGCCTTCATGCGCTGCTCCAAGCGATACTTGTTCAAAAGTCCCGTGACGGCGTCCGCACGGATGCGCTGCCCCATGAGCCGAAAGATTCCCGCATAGAGCGTCCTCTCTCCTTCATGGTCGAGCGCAGCGGCGCAGCGGCACTCGATCCACTCGTATTCCCCCTTGCGCGTCCTCGCGCGAAACTCAACGCAGCCCTCTCTCGTATGCCCCTGCAGCACATCGTCAAAGACCTTCGTGGCGCTTTCGCGCTCCGTCGGATGCATGATTTCCTGCCACGCCTGGCGAAAGGCGGAAAAGCCCATCGTTTCCGCAGGTATGCCGAAATCCCGCACGATGTTCGGCGACGTCATCGCCACCTTGTTTTGCAGATCCACCACATAAAGATAGCCGGACGTCGTCCTCTTCAGCACATCAAAATAAATCTTCAGACGCTTCAGCAAGGGGCTCAAAGCAGTTCGCGGGATTCGGCGCATGGCGACCTCCTGTTGTCGGGCGTACCCGATTATCTTATGAGTATATAATAGCCGACAAATTTCCTAAATGCAAGACTTGACAAAGATTTCCTCCATAAATTTTATGGAGGAAATTCATCTTCCGACCCAAAGAAAAGGCCTTCGACGCCAAAGCGGCAATCGAAGGCCTTGCGAGGTGCATACCTCATTTATCAACGATTTTTCGTCCTATCCGTGATTACTGCCCTCAGCCAAGACTGCTCGCCTCCGCTTTGCTGCGCCTCTGCTGAAAGAAGAGCACGGATGCCAGGAGAAGGAATCCCACGAGATCGGTCACAAGTCCTGGTTGAATCATCAAAAGACCGCCGACGAACAGCATAACGCGCTCAAGTCCGTTCAACGGCTTCACAAGGCAGCCGATCATCGACGCGCTCAAACCGATCATGCCGATGACCGAGGTCACGAGCACCGTGATGAGCGATATGGGCGTCGCATCGATCATGAGGACGACGGGCGACAGTACGAAGATGTACGGAATGATGAAGGCGGCAATCGCGAGCTTCGAGGCATTGATGCCCGTCTTCAGCGGCTTGCCGCCGCTGATGGCAGACCCGGCGAAGGCGGCGAGAGCCACGGGCGGCGTCACGTCGGCGATGATGCCGAAGTAAAAGACGAACATGTGCGCCGCGAGCACGGGCACGCCCATCTGGACGAGTGCAGGAGCGGCAATCGTCGAAGTGATGACGTAGTTCGCTGTCGTCGGCACGCCCATGCCGAGGATGATCGACGTGATCATCGTGAAGAACATCGTCGGCAAAAGCATGCCGCCCGAAAGATCGAGCAGAGCCGACGCGAGCTTGAGGCCCACGCCGGTCTTCGTCACGACGCCGATGATGATGCCCGCTGAAGCGCAGGCGACGAGGACGCCGAGGACGTTCCGCGCACCGTTTTCAAGACCGCGCACAATTTCTACGGGCTTCATGCGCGTCGACTTGCGCAAAGACGAGGCCGCGATGGCGAGCACGATCGCCCACAGAGCCGCACGCATCGGCGTGAAGCCCGAGACGAGCAGATAGATGATGACGATGAGAGGAATCGCGAGATGGCCGCGCTCCTTCAGAATCTCCCACGGCTTGGGCAGTTCGTTTCGCGGCACGCCCTTGAGATTGCTGCGGCGCGCCTCGAAGTGGACGCCGAGCCAGATGCCGAGGAAGTAGAGGAGTGCAGGAATCGTCGCCGCCTTGACGACGTCGAAGTACGGCACGCCGACGAACTCCGCCATGAGGAACGCCGCCGCTCCCATGACAGGCGGCATGAGCTGTCCGCCCGTCGAGGCAGCCGCTTCGACCGCGCCCGCGAAGTTGCGCTCGTAGCCAAGCTTCTTCATCATGGGAATCGTGAAGGCGCCCGTGCCCGCGACGTTGGCGACCGAGCTGCCCGATACCGTGCCCATGAGGCCGCTCGAAAGCACGGCGACCTTCGCCGGGCCGCCGCGCGCCCAGCCCGCCACAGCATTCGCAAGGTCGATGAAGAACTTGCCGAGTCCCGTCGATTCCAGATAAGCGCCGAAAAGGATGAAGAGGAATATGAAGGTCGAGGATACGCCGAGCGGTATGCCGAACACGCCCTCCGTCGTGAAGAAGAGATGCGAGACGAGCTGGTCGAGATTCAGTCCGCGATGTGCGAGAACGCCCGGAAGGTATGGCCCTGCGAATGCATAGGTGAGAAAGAAGAGCACGACGCAGACCATCGGCATGCCGACGACGCGGCGCGTCGCCTCGATGACGAGCACGATGCCGATGAGACCTACGACGAGATCGAGCGAATTGACCGTTCCCGCGCGCATCACGAGGCTTCGATAGGCGAAGATGATGTAGGCGGGAGCGCCCGCGCCCAAGATGGCGAGGACGACGTCGACGGCATGCACCTTCTCGCGCGACCAGACCTGCCGCATGGGGAAGAGCAGGTAGACGAGCGTCAGGCCGAAGCCCAGATGAACGGCACGCTGCAGCTGCGCATCGAGCACGCCGAAGACCGCCGTATAGATTTGAAAGAGGGAGAACGCGATGGCGAGAACCGCCACGACCTTCGCCATGAAGCCCTTGTGCTCAATGACGTCGGATTCCTTATCGTATTTTTTCAGAACTTCTTTTGCAAGTTCCTCATGCTTCTTGTCCGGCATGATGAACATCATTCCTTTCCTGCCGCAGCAGCGGCTCCAAGCTCCTTGCCGAAGAGCTTCTCCATGCCCCAGCGCCACGGGGCGATGACCGCGAGATCGACGCGGCTTCCTGCCGGAAGCTTCTCAAAAAGCCTCTCCTCCGTGCCGTCGAGCACGAGCGTCAGTTCCGTGCCCACGCCCGTGCGCAGGGAAAGACGCGGGAAGCGGCGCTCCATGCCGTCCATGACGAAAAAGTCGCCTTCCGCGCGGAACTCGCCCTCGCTCGCGAGAAAGGGCAGCCCCACGCCGAACGATTGGTAGCGCGTCCTGTCGAGCACGAAACCCGAAACTTCGTCATCCACGCGCAGGTCTTCCTCCACGGGCGTCTTCTGCACCGAATGGATGAAACGAATCACAACAGGCATCCCCGCGTACGCTTTTTCCGCATAAAGGAGCGCCCCCTGCTCGCTTTCCACGACGAGCAGGGGGCGTGCCAAGAAATCTGCAAGCGCCGCGAGCACGAGAGCCGCAAGGAAGAGCCTCACACCCAGCCGCTTCTTCATTTATTCCTTGTAGTAGCGCTCTGCACCGGCATTCAACTCAATGGACATGCCGTCCTTCGCGCTCTCCTTCGTAATCTGCTTCGCCGCCGAATGCGCCGCCTGCAGCTTCTCGATATTGTCGAAAAGCGCCTTCGTGATGTCGTAGCCGAGCTTCTCGTCCACCTTGTCCGTCGCAACGAGCATCGCCATGACGGAGATTCCCGGGACTTCTTCATCGAAGCCCGCATAGGTGCCCGCCGGAATCTTCGTCTTCGTGTAGAACGGGTACTTTGCGATCAAGGCGTCCGCCTTGTCCGCCTCAATCGGCAGGAGACGCACCTTGTTCTGCGACGTGATGTCCTGCACCGCCGCCGTCGGGAATCCCGCCGTGACGAAAGCCGCGTCGACGTTGCCGTCCTTCAGGGCACTCGCCGCCTCGCCGAAGGACAGGAACTGCTCATCGATATCATCATACGTGATGCCGTACGCCTCAAGAATCTGACGCGCATTGGCCTCCGCACCGCTGCCCGCCGCACCGACGGCGACGCGCTTGCCCTTGAGGTCGGCGATGCTCTTGATGCCCGTCGACTCAAGCGTGACGATCTGGCATGTCTCGGGGTAGAGCGCCGCGATGCCGCGCAGGTTCTCGACCTTCTTGTCCTTGAACATCTCCGTGCCGTTCACGGCATAATAGGTGATGTCGTTCTGCACGATGGCGAGATCGACCGAGCCTTCCTTCAGCATGTTGATGTTCGCGACCGTCGCTCCCGTGGACTGCGCACTCGCATTCATACCGGGAATCGCCTTGTTCAGGATCTCCGCCATCGCGCCGCCGATCGGGTAATACGTGCCCGCCGTGCCGCCCGTGGCGATGTTGATGAACTTGTTGCTTCCCGAGCCGCCGCAGCCGACGAGGAGCAATGCGCAAAAAATCAGGAGCGCCGCCGCTGAGAGGATTCTCCCTAGTTTGCCCAAATGCATGGTTCATACCTCCTACAAATATAATTCTATTATATACTACGTATGCTATTATAACATATCTTGCATATCCATGCAAATTTTCCGTACAGATTAGGCATCCACTTGCCCGCAGATACCGCGCACACAAAATGACTGCTCATTCCAACGCCAGTCCCGCAAGTTCGCGCACGACGACGCTCGCGAGAATGAGCCCGGCGACGGATGGCACGAAGGAGATGCTGCCCGGCGGCTGCTTGGAAAAAGCCTGCCCGCCTTTTTCTGCGCTTTCTTCTCGCAGCGCGAAGAGCGGCTTTCGCGGCTTTTCCTTGGAATAGACGACCTTCAGAGCTTCCACGCCGCGCGATTTCAGCTCGCGGCGCATGACGCGCGCCAGAGGACACACGCTCGTCTCATAGATGTCGGCGACCTCGAACTTCGTCGGGTCGAGCTTGTTGCCCGCCCCCATGCTGCTCACGATGGGAATCGTCCGTTTCTTCGCCTCCATAACGAGCCCGATCTTACCCGCGACGGTATCG is from Selenomonas sputigena ATCC 35185 and encodes:
- a CDS encoding cob(I)yrinic acid a,c-diamide adenosyltransferase, which codes for MIEVYTGAGKGKTTAAIGLAVRALGAGLRVYIMQFMKSLAYSEQKVLQGFAPQLALYTTGKPFFIAKEGMLTEEERAAWGEDVVVFPQGEPPADYLQLMQDGFAKAAKAARSGAWDVVILDELNVALFFELISREAVESLLNDLPPEREIILTGRNAPDWLIARADLVTEMREVCHYYAKGVTARKGIEN
- a CDS encoding RpnC/YadD family protein, whose product is MEKEKKGRQYQDTVFRMYFNDAARLKEVAGALREKIYAAEESVQIVTLEGTFLSQLKNDISFLIAGSHLFFVEHQSTANRNMPLRCLYYVCEQLRQYVPTKNLYQNKPIRLPAPEFHVFYTGSRDMPETHSMKLSDAFLKTDGDIHLELKVNFHNIAYDKMKPLLKKSRSLHDYSFFMDRIKRNMANGMERATAIREAMRYCEEHDIMKEFLQRHEGEVVDMVNFEWNQKDFEEAVLEEGMEAGKVAVVLEMLRDRLPLETIARLSKFSLDRVKEIGKTHSLL
- a CDS encoding putative bifunctional diguanylate cyclase/phosphodiesterase, giving the protein MRRIPRTALSPLLKRLKIYFDVLKRTTSGYLYVVDLQNKVAMTSPNIVRDFGIPAETMGFSAFRQAWQEIMHPTERESATKVFDDVLQGHTREGCVEFRARTRKGEYEWIECRCAAALDHEGERTLYAGIFRLMGQRIRADAVTGLLNKYRLEQRMKAALDEARETGRGGALMILGIDNFKIVNEAYNRAFGDQVLREVAKRIKKILSTDFRLYKLDGDEFGIVYPGADEADVETLYRSIQTALLKPQQINEHKYFCTVSGGTVFFPQFGKDYLVLHKYAEAALTLAKQGGKNKNCIFSKELYNRWLRSLTAREDIRRSVEDGCRGFSLCFQPQVGADSRRIIGAEALLRWQNSKGRMVAPMEFIPLLEESQLMIPVGKWIADTAVRICREWQKIVPDFCMSINLSYVQLRDPSFKEAVRECIERYGVDPASIVLELTEHTVISDWDFINRQFASLREYGLKIAMDDFGTGCSSLAMFKNLSCDIVKIDRVFVKQILWSDFDRRIVDYTVELCHSMGMKVCIEGVETQEEYDLLAKTCKVDSIQGYLFGRPETKEGFEEKFLMRQEAHGEEQLCHARAMR
- a CDS encoding TRAP transporter permease, encoding MFIMPDKKHEELAKEVLKKYDKESDVIEHKGFMAKVVAVLAIAFSLFQIYTAVFGVLDAQLQRAVHLGFGLTLVYLLFPMRQVWSREKVHAVDVVLAILGAGAPAYIIFAYRSLVMRAGTVNSLDLVVGLIGIVLVIEATRRVVGMPMVCVVLFFLTYAFAGPYLPGVLAHRGLNLDQLVSHLFFTTEGVFGIPLGVSSTFIFLFILFGAYLESTGLGKFFIDLANAVAGWARGGPAKVAVLSSGLMGTVSGSSVANVAGTGAFTIPMMKKLGYERNFAGAVEAAASTGGQLMPPVMGAAAFLMAEFVGVPYFDVVKAATIPALLYFLGIWLGVHFEARRSNLKGVPRNELPKPWEILKERGHLAIPLIVIIYLLVSGFTPMRAALWAIVLAIAASSLRKSTRMKPVEIVRGLENGARNVLGVLVACASAGIIIGVVTKTGVGLKLASALLDLSGGMLLPTMFFTMITSIILGMGVPTTANYVITSTIAAPALVQMGVPVLAAHMFVFYFGIIADVTPPVALAAFAGSAISGGKPLKTGINASKLAIAAFIIPYIFVLSPVVLMIDATPISLITVLVTSVIGMIGLSASMIGCLVKPLNGLERVMLFVGGLLMIQPGLVTDLVGFLLLASVLFFQQRRSKAEASSLG
- the queF gene encoding preQ(1) synthase, yielding MSRTSDEMKGVTHLGEKNTQYAADYAPELLETFENKHPDKDYWVKFNCPEFTSLCPITGQPDFATITISYVPERRMVESKSLKLYLFSFRNHGDFHEDVVNIILKDLVRLMEPRYIEVWGKFLPRGGISIDPYTNYGRPGTKYEALAEKRFAEHDLYAMDKVDNR